The following nucleotide sequence is from uncultured Roseateles sp..
TACGACTTTGCTTGGAGCAGGCGCGATGAGCCAGACGAAACAGCCCCTGCACATCACCTCGCGCGACAACCCGCTGTTGATGCGCCTGCGCAAGCTGTCGCAGGATGCCGGCGCCTATCGCAAGCTGGGCTCCGTCTGGCTGGAGGGCGACCATCTGGCCCGGGCCTGCCTGCAGCGCGGCCATGCCTTGAGCCTGGCTCTGCTGACCGAGGAGGGCTGGGGTCAGGTGGACCTGCGTGCGCTGGCCGAGCAGGCACCCAAGGTGGTGATCGTGCCGCGGGCGCTGTTCAAGAGCATCAGCGGCCTGGAGTCGCCGGCCGAGCTGGGCTTCGAGGTGCCGCATCTGGCCTCGGCGGCCGTGCTGCCCGCAGTGGACAGTGTGATCCTTGACCGGCTGCAGGACGCGGGCAATGTTGGCAGCATCCTGCGCAGTGCCTCGGCGCTCGGCGTGCGCCAAGTGCTTGCCCTGAAGGGCACGGCCGCCCTGTGGTCGCCGAAGGTCCTGCGCGCCGGCATGGGCGCGCATTTCGCGCTGAACCTGGTCGAGGGCCTGAGCCTGGCCGATCTGGACGGTCTGCAGTCGGCGATGGTGGCCACCAGCTCCTACGCCGAGCGCGAGCTGCAGCAGCTGCAACTGCCAAGGCCCTGCGCCTGGGTGCTGGGCCATGAAGGGCAGGGCATCAGCGACGACCTGATGGCCCGCTGCGCGCTGACCGTGCGCATCCCGCAGCCGGGCGGCGAGGAGTCGCTGAACGTGGCCAGCGCGGCGGCGATCTGCCTGTACGAGTCGGCCAGGCAGCGCCTGACCACCGCTTGAGGCGACTCAGGCAAATTCCTAGTCAGTTGGGGTCAGAGCTTTCGGCCACGCTACGCGTGGATCTCAAGGGCTGACCCGCAACAACTCAGAAGATTGCGAGGGCATCAGGCTTGATGTCGCGCAGAATCGTCGCCGAGATCTCCTCGATCGACTTGTGCGTCGATGACAGCCAGGCAATGCCCTCGCGCTTCATCATCGCTTCAGCCTCGTTGACCTCGTAGCGGCAGTTCGCCAGCGAGGCGTATTTGCTGCCCGGGCGGCGCTCGTTGCGGATCTGGCTCAGCCGGTCAGGATCTATGGTCAGGCCGAAGCAGCGCTTCTTGTGCGGCGCCAGCATCGAGGGCAGCTTGCCGCGCTCGAAATCCTCGGGAATCAGCGGGTAGTTGGCGGCCTTGATGCCGTGCTGCATGGCCAGGTACAGCGAGGTCGGCGTCTTGCCGCTGCGGCTGACGCCCACCAGTATCACGTCGGCCGATTCGATATTGCGCGTCGCCTGGCCATCGTCATGGGCCAGCGAGAAATTGATCGCCTCGATGCGGTCGTGGTACTCCTGGCTCTTGGCCACATCGGAGAAACGGCCCACGCGGTGATTGGACTTGACGGCGAACTCGGCTTCCAGCGGCTCGATGAAGGTGTTGAACATGTCCAGCACCAGGCCCTTGCAATGGGCCTTGAAGAAGGCCAGCACCGTCATGTCGACCAGGGTGACGAAGACCACCGGCCGCTTGCCCTCGGTCTCGCCCAGGATGTTGATCTCGTTGATCACCTGCCTGGCCTTGTCTTCGGAGTCGATGAAGGGCCGGCGCACCAATCGCGGCTTGCCCGGGAACTGGGCCAGTATCGATTTGCCAAAGGTTTCGGCCGTGATGGCCGTGCCGTCCGAGACAAAGTACACAGAGCGATTGGGCATGGCGGGGCATTGAGTTCAGGGTAAGCCCCCATCATAGAAGGGCTTGCCCGTAGAATCCGGCTTAACTTATCCGCGACGCCAGTCCGTGCACACTGTCTCCCTCGAATCAGAATCTACAAATGGGTGCAGACCCATGCGCCGCTGCGTTTGCCGCGCCGCGCATGGCATGGTTGACAGCGCAGGAACCCAGGTTTTTCAATCCTATGGAGTTTCCCTATGTCTGCCAACTATGAGGCGACCGCACTGGTCGTACCGTTTGAGCACCTGAGAATGACCGATGTCGAGGTGGTCGGCGGCAAGAACGCCAGCCTCGGCGAGATGATCTCCCAGCTTGCCGCCAGCGGCGTGCGCGTGCCAGGTGGCTTTGCCACCACCGCGTTCGCCTTCCGGGCCTTCCTGAAATACGAAGGCCTGGATGAGCGCATCAAGACCCGTCTGGCCACGCTGAACACCGACGACGTGCGCGCACTCGCCGAGGCCGGCGCCGAAATCCGCGGCTGGGTCGAGGCGCAGCCGTTCCCGGCCGACCTGGAGGCGGCGATCCGCGCCGAGTTCGCCCGCATCAGCGCGGGCAACCCGGACGCCTCGTTCGCCGTGCGTTCGTCGGCCACCGCCGAAGACCTGCCCGATGCGTCCTTCGCCGGCCAGCAGGAAAGCTTCTTGAACGTCGTCGGCATCGAGACGGTGCTGCACAAGCTCAAGGAAGTGTTCGCCTCGCTGTACAACGACCGCGCCATCAGCTATCGCGTGCACAAGGGCTTCGAGCACAGCGAAGTGGCCCTATCGGCCGGCGTGCAGCGCATGGTGCGCTCCGACCTCGGCTCGTCGGGCGTGATGTTCACGATGGACACCGAGTCGGGCTTCAAGGACGTGGTCTTCATCACCTCCAGCTATGGCCTGGGCGAGACGGTGGTGCAGGGCGCCGTCAACCCGGACGAGTTCTATGTTCACAAGCCGGCACTGGCACGTGGTAAGGTGGCGGTCATCCGCCGCAATCTGGGTTCCAAGCTGATACGCATGGAATTCGCCTCGCCCGAAGAGAAAGCCGCCACCGGCCGGCTGGTGAAGACGGTGGACACCGCCCCCGAGCAGCGCAACCGCTATTCGCTGAACGACGCCGAGGTGACCGAGCTGGCCCGCTACGCGCTGATCATCGAGCAGCACTATGGCCGCGCCATGGACATCGAATGGGGCCGCGACGGCATCGACGGCCAGATCTACATCCTGCAGGCCCGCCCGGAGACGGTGAAGAGCCAGGCCGAGGGCAAGGCCGAGCACCGCTACAAGCTCAAGGGCCACAGCGCCGTGCTGGCCGAAGGCCGCGCCATTGGCCAGAAGATAGGCACCGGCCCGGTGCGCCTGGTGCACAGCATTGCCGAGATGGACCGTGTCCAGCCCGGCGATGTGCTGGTCACCGACATGACCGACCCGAACTGGGAGCCGGTGATGAAGCGCGCGGCGGCCATCGTCACGAACCGTGGCGGCCGCACCTGCCACGCCGCCATCATCGCCCGCGAGCTGGGCATCCCGGCCGTGGTCGGTTGCGGGGATGCGACCGAGCATCTGAAGGACGGCCAACTGGTCACCGTCGCCTGCTCGGAAGGCGACACCGGCTATATCTACGACGGCCTGCTGGAGACCGAAGTCACCGAGGTGCTGCGCGGCGAGCTGCCCTATTGCCCGGTCAAGATCATGATGAACGTCGGCAACCCGCAGCTGGCCTTCAACTTCTGCCAGATGCCCAGCGCCGGCGTCGGCCTGGCGCGGCTCGAGTTCATCATCAACAACAATATCGGCGTGCACCCCAAGGCCATCCTCGACTATCCGAATGTCGATGTCGACCTGAAGAAGGCCGTCGAGTCGGTGGCCCGCGGACATGCCTCGCCGCGTGCCTTTTATGTGGACAAGCTGGTCGAAGGCATTGCCACCATTGCCGCCGCCTTCTGGCCCCGCCCGGTGATCGTGCGGCTGTCGGACTTCAAGAGCAACGAGTACCGCAAGCTGATCGGCGGCTCGCGCTACGAGCCCGATGAAGAGAACCCCATGCTGGGCTTCCGCGGCGCGTCGCGCTACATCAGCGGGGACTTCCAGGACGCCTTCGCGATGGAATGCGAGGCCTTGAAGCGGGTGCGCATCGACATGGGCCTGACCAATGTCGAGATCATGGTGCCCTTTGTGCGCACGGTGCGCCAGGCCGAGCGCGTCGTTGCCATGCTGGGCGAGCGCGGCCTCAAGCGGGGCCAGGACGGCCTGCGCCTGATCATGATGTGCGAGGTGCCCAGCAACGCCATCCTGGCCGAGCAGTTCCTTGAGCATTTCGACGGCATGTCGATAGGCTCCAACGACCTGACCCAGCTGACCCTGGGCCTGGACCGCGACTCGGGCCACGAGCAGTTGGTCGGTGACTTCGACGAGCGCGATCCGGCCGTCAAGGCCTTGATCTCGCGCGCCATTGCCGCCTGCCGGGCCACCGGCAAATACATCGGCATCTGCGGTCAGGGCCCCAGCGACCACCCGGACTTTGCCGACTGGCTGGCCCAGGAGGGCATCGCCTCGATGTCGCTGAACCCCGACAGCGTGGTCGAGACCTGGACGCGCCTGGCCAAGCGTTAAGCGGCTAGCGCCTCGTGCAACGGCCCTTCGGGGCCGTTTTTCATCGCGGCAGCATCCGTCCGGCCCGGGAAGATCAGGATAGCCAGCCGCCCAGCGATGCCGATGATGGGTCACGGCCTCACAACGACAAAGAGACAAGCGGACCATGAGCGGGCGCGCCTTCAAGCAAAGGCTCAACAAGATCTATGGCTGGTACACGGTGGGCTTCATCGCCTTTGTGCTGGGCATGGGACTGCTGGAGCGCGCCGGCCTGCCCAAGTCGGGCATAGGCTTCATCTTCCTGCTGGCGCCGGTGGCGCTCTATGCCTGCATAGGCATCATGAGCCGCACCACCGACGCGACCGAGTACTACGTGGCCGGCCGGCGGGTGCCGGCGATGTACAACGGCATGGCCACCGCCGCCGACTGGATGAGCGCCGCCTCCTTTCTGGGCCTGGCCGGCAGTCTCTACCTGTCGGGCTACTCGGGCCTGGCCTTTGTGCTGGGC
It contains:
- the ppsA gene encoding phosphoenolpyruvate synthase gives rise to the protein MSANYEATALVVPFEHLRMTDVEVVGGKNASLGEMISQLAASGVRVPGGFATTAFAFRAFLKYEGLDERIKTRLATLNTDDVRALAEAGAEIRGWVEAQPFPADLEAAIRAEFARISAGNPDASFAVRSSATAEDLPDASFAGQQESFLNVVGIETVLHKLKEVFASLYNDRAISYRVHKGFEHSEVALSAGVQRMVRSDLGSSGVMFTMDTESGFKDVVFITSSYGLGETVVQGAVNPDEFYVHKPALARGKVAVIRRNLGSKLIRMEFASPEEKAATGRLVKTVDTAPEQRNRYSLNDAEVTELARYALIIEQHYGRAMDIEWGRDGIDGQIYILQARPETVKSQAEGKAEHRYKLKGHSAVLAEGRAIGQKIGTGPVRLVHSIAEMDRVQPGDVLVTDMTDPNWEPVMKRAAAIVTNRGGRTCHAAIIARELGIPAVVGCGDATEHLKDGQLVTVACSEGDTGYIYDGLLETEVTEVLRGELPYCPVKIMMNVGNPQLAFNFCQMPSAGVGLARLEFIINNNIGVHPKAILDYPNVDVDLKKAVESVARGHASPRAFYVDKLVEGIATIAAAFWPRPVIVRLSDFKSNEYRKLIGGSRYEPDEENPMLGFRGASRYISGDFQDAFAMECEALKRVRIDMGLTNVEIMVPFVRTVRQAERVVAMLGERGLKRGQDGLRLIMMCEVPSNAILAEQFLEHFDGMSIGSNDLTQLTLGLDRDSGHEQLVGDFDERDPAVKALISRAIAACRATGKYIGICGQGPSDHPDFADWLAQEGIASMSLNPDSVVETWTRLAKR
- a CDS encoding RNA methyltransferase; its protein translation is MSQTKQPLHITSRDNPLLMRLRKLSQDAGAYRKLGSVWLEGDHLARACLQRGHALSLALLTEEGWGQVDLRALAEQAPKVVIVPRALFKSISGLESPAELGFEVPHLASAAVLPAVDSVILDRLQDAGNVGSILRSASALGVRQVLALKGTAALWSPKVLRAGMGAHFALNLVEGLSLADLDGLQSAMVATSSYAERELQQLQLPRPCAWVLGHEGQGISDDLMARCALTVRIPQPGGEESLNVASAAAICLYESARQRLTTA
- a CDS encoding pyruvate, water dikinase regulatory protein, encoding MPNRSVYFVSDGTAITAETFGKSILAQFPGKPRLVRRPFIDSEDKARQVINEINILGETEGKRPVVFVTLVDMTVLAFFKAHCKGLVLDMFNTFIEPLEAEFAVKSNHRVGRFSDVAKSQEYHDRIEAINFSLAHDDGQATRNIESADVILVGVSRSGKTPTSLYLAMQHGIKAANYPLIPEDFERGKLPSMLAPHKKRCFGLTIDPDRLSQIRNERRPGSKYASLANCRYEVNEAEAMMKREGIAWLSSTHKSIEEISATILRDIKPDALAIF